The following are from one region of the Methanomassiliicoccales archaeon genome:
- a CDS encoding GntR family transcriptional regulator → MDRRSPVPLYYQLKEIFRSWITSGKFEANERFPSETELQKMFGVSRMTVRRALS, encoded by the coding sequence CCGGTCCCCCTTTACTACCAGCTAAAAGAGATCTTCCGGTCCTGGATCACCTCCGGAAAATTCGAAGCCAACGAGCGCTTCCCCTCCGAAACTGAACTGCAAAAGATGTTTGGGGTAAGCCGGATGACGGTGCGGCGCGCCCTCTC